The Alphaproteobacteria bacterium genome window below encodes:
- a CDS encoding ribbon-helix-helix domain-containing protein, translated as MLGVRLPESLDQRLGQLAQKTHRPKSFYVKEALEAYLDENEEMFATIADYEEQKKNGTLVTYSLEEVMKKLKIDKDDLED; from the coding sequence ATGTTAGGTGTACGCCTTCCCGAGTCTCTTGACCAACGGCTTGGTCAATTGGCTCAAAAAACCCATCGCCCAAAGAGCTTTTATGTAAAAGAAGCTTTGGAGGCATATTTGGATGAGAATGAGGAAATGTTTGCTACCATTGCTGATTATGAAGAGCAAAAGAAAAATGGAACCTTAGTGACTTATTCTTTGGAAGAAGTAATGAAGAAGCTAAAGATCGATAAAGATGACTTGGAAGATTAA
- a CDS encoding type II toxin-antitoxin system RelE/ParE family toxin encodes MTWKIKIRPNTEKQLEKLDREVQKRVLSFLYKRLLPSNNPRQFGKALRGRMSGYWSYRVGDYRIIADIQDHHLTVVAVSINHRRQVYI; translated from the coding sequence ATGACTTGGAAGATTAAGATTCGTCCCAATACGGAAAAGCAGCTGGAAAAGCTTGATCGAGAAGTACAGAAAAGGGTTTTGAGTTTTCTTTACAAGCGCCTTCTGCCAAGCAATAACCCAAGACAGTTTGGTAAAGCATTGCGAGGACGTATGAGCGGTTATTGGTCTTATCGAGTTGGAGATTACCGTATTATCGCTGACATTCAAGATCACCACCTTACAGTTGTTGCCGTCTCTATCAACCACCGTCGCCAAGTTTATATTTAA
- the traW gene encoding type-F conjugative transfer system protein TraW, which translates to MLGRAGLKIKNILFIVSILPCCAKDLGTIGTTFEIVEKSLLKVIEEKLHDLQVSGKLAEHQKELQMRVRQSIDRPRPVEGLQKTTTYQSRDYDPSFVLDKDIKDHEGNLIAIAGTRYKPLDYYSFGKPLLLIDGDDTSQVKWALSQEGKIVLTRGKPMLLTKEHKRTFFFDQGGLLVKKFDISKIPVRVSQKDKVLLIEEIPIETLLQTKGHLDGE; encoded by the coding sequence ATGTTGGGGAGAGCTGGGTTGAAGATTAAAAACATCCTCTTCATCGTTTCTATTCTTCCTTGCTGTGCCAAGGACTTGGGTACCATAGGGACAACCTTTGAAATTGTTGAGAAAAGTTTATTAAAAGTCATTGAAGAAAAACTCCATGATTTACAAGTTTCTGGAAAACTTGCGGAACATCAAAAAGAACTTCAGATGAGAGTCCGTCAATCTATTGATCGGCCAAGACCTGTTGAAGGTCTCCAAAAGACGACCACTTATCAGTCAAGAGATTATGACCCTTCCTTTGTTTTGGATAAAGACATCAAAGATCATGAGGGCAACTTAATTGCCATAGCTGGAACCAGATATAAACCCCTCGATTATTACTCATTTGGGAAACCACTACTTCTGATTGATGGGGATGATACTTCCCAAGTCAAATGGGCCTTATCTCAAGAGGGAAAGATCGTCCTGACACGTGGAAAACCAATGCTATTAACTAAAGAGCATAAGAGAACATTCTTCTTTGACCAAGGTGGGTTGCTAGTAAAGAAGTTTGATATTTCTAAAATTCCTGTTCGTGTATCTCAAAAAGATAAGGTTCTTTTGATCGAAGAAATTCCTATAGAAACTCTATTACAAACGAAAGGTCACTTAGATGGTGAGTGA
- the traC gene encoding type IV secretion system protein TraC, which yields MSSNKDDTFENLMKEWINIPRLNDLLPYESYEPQSQLFYNEGATGFVLSANPIVGAGLEDQQQMAQFFRTPGNLTEGTSMQFLLFASPCIGPHLDYWKDARSESLRNDPIFQKLALRRSEFLKAKAYNDLGGFLIRDYRLLISYTLPGHITQPFEKDRLLRLRKEMKAVLETLGIQATTLDADGLIREVGTILNIHQDVYPQFSQWQEHDFLKKQFFDLDKNFKATENELLLNEGQTICRSYIPKVWPKRWSLGNMDRMIGDLLEVRQKIPCPFLIHFGLFVDSNQGKIKAKAYAKRQTLENSLKKGMSKFMPNLQEQYDESVETVEELQLGGQVIIESLSYTIFSRPEEIQENEQHLRALWGTSGWAFQPTKYDHLFVLLSSLPMTWTIGTSKTGYFSKKAYGAATGLEKLSKAKKTVTKEAQNLLPVVGEWKGQASPGMPLVGRRGQLFFWNPFGKAFLPGETNAQTDHNYNVCIAGQSGSGKSVFMNELMSTVMGVGGKVFVLDLGRSFKKTCQILKGQHIEFDIRNPISLNPFTHIPESNSPEEILQREEMLAMICPIFQVMAAPKNGTTDLENAYIEQAIRGSWETYKSKSSVDTVRELLENHEQMVAKNLCQTLYAFSSQGSYGHFFNKAANTSFKEKLVVIETDHLRNYPSLMAVVVQMLIIQINQEMAKGDRVTPFLIIIDEAWKLLSGKNTGDFISEASRTSRKYKGSIILGTQHLTDYFKEESPGATEAFNCSAWKCILYQEGDVITSLKHHDQLQGFVDNEYKEALLRSIHSNPPHYSEAAIFGPGINGIVGRLRLDPFSRLLYSTNAEEYQAIESHIKRGTSIEEAIETVIERQNSSTQRVETQNIVTRGVATNVGESWVED from the coding sequence ATGTCGTCGAACAAAGATGATACCTTTGAAAACTTGATGAAAGAGTGGATCAACATTCCGCGTCTCAATGATCTTTTGCCTTATGAGAGTTATGAACCTCAATCTCAACTTTTTTACAATGAAGGGGCAACAGGATTTGTGTTAAGCGCCAATCCCATTGTTGGGGCAGGTCTTGAGGATCAACAGCAAATGGCTCAGTTCTTTCGAACACCTGGAAATTTGACTGAAGGTACATCAATGCAATTTCTCTTGTTTGCGAGTCCTTGCATTGGCCCTCATCTCGATTATTGGAAAGATGCCCGAAGTGAATCTTTGCGAAATGATCCCATATTCCAAAAACTGGCCTTGCGTCGCTCAGAATTTTTAAAAGCCAAAGCATACAACGATCTAGGGGGATTTTTGATCCGAGACTATCGATTGCTAATCTCCTATACCCTTCCCGGACATATCACTCAACCTTTTGAGAAAGACAGATTGTTGCGTCTTCGAAAAGAAATGAAAGCCGTCCTCGAGACTTTAGGCATTCAAGCAACAACACTTGATGCAGATGGTTTGATCCGAGAAGTCGGTACCATCCTGAACATCCATCAGGATGTCTATCCACAGTTTAGTCAATGGCAAGAGCATGATTTCTTGAAGAAGCAATTTTTTGATTTGGATAAGAACTTTAAGGCAACGGAAAACGAACTGCTGTTGAACGAGGGTCAAACCATATGCCGTAGCTATATCCCAAAGGTTTGGCCGAAACGGTGGTCTTTAGGGAATATGGATCGGATGATTGGTGATCTTTTAGAAGTACGTCAAAAGATTCCATGCCCCTTCCTCATTCACTTTGGTTTGTTTGTAGATAGCAACCAGGGAAAGATCAAAGCTAAGGCGTATGCAAAGCGCCAAACTCTCGAGAACTCTTTAAAGAAGGGGATGTCCAAGTTTATGCCAAACTTGCAGGAACAATACGATGAAAGCGTTGAAACGGTCGAAGAGCTTCAGCTTGGCGGGCAAGTTATTATTGAGTCCTTGAGTTATACGATCTTTTCAAGACCTGAAGAAATCCAAGAAAATGAGCAGCACTTACGAGCGTTATGGGGAACTTCTGGCTGGGCCTTTCAACCCACCAAATACGATCATTTATTCGTTCTCCTTTCCTCATTGCCGATGACATGGACGATTGGGACATCCAAAACAGGGTACTTCTCAAAAAAGGCTTATGGAGCTGCAACGGGCTTAGAAAAGTTATCAAAAGCCAAGAAGACTGTAACCAAAGAAGCTCAGAATCTCTTACCCGTTGTTGGGGAATGGAAGGGCCAAGCATCTCCTGGTATGCCGCTTGTGGGACGACGAGGACAGCTCTTCTTTTGGAATCCTTTTGGCAAAGCCTTTTTGCCAGGAGAAACGAATGCCCAAACTGATCATAACTATAATGTTTGTATCGCTGGGCAAAGTGGATCAGGAAAATCTGTTTTTATGAACGAACTCATGTCAACGGTCATGGGTGTCGGGGGTAAGGTTTTTGTTTTGGATTTGGGAAGAAGCTTTAAGAAGACATGCCAGATCCTCAAAGGACAGCACATCGAGTTCGATATTCGGAATCCCATAAGCTTGAATCCCTTCACTCATATTCCTGAAAGCAATAGCCCTGAAGAGATACTCCAACGAGAAGAAATGCTGGCTATGATTTGTCCAATCTTTCAAGTCATGGCGGCTCCAAAGAACGGCACAACTGATTTAGAAAATGCCTACATTGAGCAAGCCATCCGCGGGTCTTGGGAGACCTACAAATCCAAGAGCTCTGTTGATACAGTGAGAGAGTTACTGGAGAACCATGAGCAGATGGTTGCTAAAAATCTTTGTCAAACTCTATATGCATTTTCCTCTCAAGGCTCTTATGGGCACTTCTTTAATAAGGCAGCTAATACAAGCTTTAAGGAAAAGCTGGTTGTTATCGAAACTGATCATTTGCGCAATTATCCAAGCCTCATGGCCGTAGTCGTGCAAATGCTCATCATTCAAATCAATCAAGAAATGGCGAAAGGCGATCGCGTAACCCCATTCCTCATTATCATCGATGAAGCGTGGAAGCTCCTCAGTGGCAAAAACACGGGAGACTTTATATCTGAAGCGAGCCGTACCTCTCGTAAGTACAAGGGTTCGATTATTTTGGGAACGCAACATTTGACAGACTATTTCAAAGAAGAATCTCCCGGGGCTACTGAGGCGTTTAATTGTTCAGCATGGAAATGCATTCTCTATCAGGAAGGTGATGTCATCACTTCTCTGAAGCACCACGATCAGCTTCAAGGTTTTGTAGACAATGAATATAAGGAAGCGCTCCTACGATCTATCCACTCCAATCCGCCCCATTATTCAGAAGCTGCAATTTTTGGACCGGGTATTAATGGAATCGTGGGGCGTCTGCGACTCGATCCCTTTAGTCGCCTTCTTTACTCAACCAATGCCGAAGAATACCAAGCCATTGAGAGTCATATTAAACGCGGCACCTCGATCGAGGAAGCTATAGAAACTGTCATCGAAAGACAAAATAGCTCAACACAAAGGGTCGAGACCCAAAATATTGTGACCCGAGGTGTCGCGACCAATGTTGGGGAGAGCTGGGTTGAAGATTAA
- a CDS encoding conjugal transfer protein TraE: MNFSTTQSTLTGILKQRDFTLWSCLGLAFTNILLVLKLINTEEHWVLIPHYDVDHRLEMTASKYSDDYFADWANGVVNTILCVNPDSIDWKIQQILKITVQNVGTLKEKLQAESKKIKADEISTVFYPKKFLVNQSAQTIDVAGQHIAYFGRDSNPVTTEKKFRLAWAVRTHGVILLKDFVEVKDE, translated from the coding sequence ATGAATTTCTCAACCACCCAATCAACATTAACAGGCATTTTGAAACAACGAGACTTTACTCTCTGGAGCTGTCTTGGGTTAGCTTTTACAAACATACTCTTGGTCTTAAAATTGATTAATACGGAAGAACATTGGGTTTTGATTCCGCACTATGATGTTGACCACAGATTGGAGATGACCGCGTCCAAGTACTCAGACGACTACTTTGCCGATTGGGCAAATGGAGTGGTGAACACCATCCTTTGTGTTAATCCCGATAGCATTGATTGGAAGATCCAGCAGATTCTAAAAATCACAGTTCAAAATGTCGGAACGCTAAAGGAGAAGTTGCAGGCTGAATCCAAGAAGATCAAGGCAGACGAGATCAGCACGGTCTTTTATCCTAAAAAGTTTTTAGTAAATCAGTCCGCTCAAACTATCGATGTTGCTGGGCAGCACATTGCTTATTTCGGGAGAGATTCTAATCCTGTCACCACCGAAAAGAAATTCCGCCTCGCTTGGGCGGTTCGAACTCATGGTGTCATCCTATTGAAAGATTTTGTGGAGGTTAAAGATGAATAA
- the traL gene encoding type IV conjugative transfer system protein TraL, whose amino-acid sequence MNIKEHRIYTFMSEPLRIGGMTVDELCFIIVSIFLFFVLESLSIKLFFIIAGSLGVYLIKRFKKLVTGFSLVSYLHWTLGLRFGLPRICPKSWKRVWLP is encoded by the coding sequence GTGAACATTAAAGAACACCGGATTTATACCTTCATGTCCGAACCGCTCAGAATTGGAGGGATGACGGTGGATGAGCTTTGTTTCATCATCGTAAGCATTTTCTTATTCTTTGTACTGGAATCCCTTTCTATCAAATTATTTTTCATTATTGCGGGGTCTCTGGGTGTCTACCTCATCAAACGATTCAAGAAGTTGGTCACAGGATTTTCTTTGGTCTCATATCTTCATTGGACTCTTGGATTGAGGTTTGGCTTGCCCAGAATTTGTCCTAAATCATGGAAGAGGGTTTGGTTGCCATGA
- a CDS encoding helix-turn-helix domain-containing protein, with the protein MNPSFLTPDQVAKRWNVTTKTLSRWRYTGQGPHYSKVSRHVTYWLSDIEDFELRHRCRCTSEYHTKLPLVSDQTDNSQIVPSAKRKARK; encoded by the coding sequence ATGAACCCATCATTTTTAACTCCAGATCAAGTGGCTAAACGGTGGAACGTTACCACTAAGACACTTAGCCGGTGGCGCTATACGGGTCAGGGACCTCATTATTCTAAAGTGAGCAGACATGTAACTTACTGGCTCTCCGATATTGAAGACTTTGAACTCAGGCATCGATGCCGATGCACTTCCGAATATCACACCAAACTTCCTTTAGTTTCTGATCAGACAGATAACTCACAAATTGTTCCTTCAGCAAAAAGAAAGGCTCGCAAATGA
- a CDS encoding helix-turn-helix domain-containing protein, translating to MEKRNLSANELSVRWSVTVKTLRQWRWSGKGPPFFKIGGRAIYRLEEIEDFEKARESRGKTKNNHFTCYD from the coding sequence ATGGAAAAAAGAAATTTATCTGCAAATGAGTTATCTGTCAGATGGAGTGTTACTGTCAAGACTTTAAGACAATGGCGGTGGAGTGGAAAAGGCCCACCTTTCTTTAAAATAGGGGGTCGTGCCATATATAGGCTTGAGGAAATAGAAGATTTTGAAAAGGCAAGAGAGTCAAGAGGGAAAACAAAAAACAATCATTTTACCTGTTATGATTAA